A window of the Schlesneria paludicola DSM 18645 genome harbors these coding sequences:
- a CDS encoding HNH endonuclease signature motif containing protein: MSDASTKAWGVSDSQQRLAKRVEPSDILLHYIDSVRAWAGYSTVTGRMEANNRDSDQDWRDAIPSVIPIQAEVWLSMHQCEITKENTDLHTMKYHRKNAFTSIPANAAELIVEAIETSKNKQCVATAEFQKSWEIDAENYYWTIVRSRSKGRCWLCGETAASWIARQSKFLPIQESVAKEIGERFLDMAHIAARHKKGRMSPDNIRALCPNCHRIVDRIPDEARKLLLSANETSDQVESHCPA; encoded by the coding sequence ATGTCAGATGCGTCGACCAAAGCATGGGGAGTATCTGACTCCCAACAGAGGCTGGCAAAACGCGTTGAACCGAGCGATATCCTTCTGCACTACATTGACAGCGTTCGTGCCTGGGCTGGCTATTCAACCGTTACGGGTCGAATGGAAGCGAATAATCGGGATTCTGATCAGGACTGGCGCGACGCGATTCCATCCGTGATTCCCATTCAAGCGGAAGTGTGGCTCAGCATGCACCAATGTGAAATAACGAAAGAGAATACCGATCTGCATACCATGAAATATCACCGCAAGAATGCATTCACATCAATTCCAGCAAACGCGGCTGAACTGATCGTCGAGGCAATCGAGACGTCAAAAAACAAACAGTGCGTCGCGACAGCAGAGTTCCAGAAAAGTTGGGAAATCGACGCCGAAAACTATTACTGGACGATTGTGAGAAGCAGGTCAAAGGGTCGATGCTGGCTCTGTGGAGAGACCGCGGCTTCGTGGATCGCCAGGCAATCGAAGTTTCTGCCCATCCAGGAATCTGTCGCGAAGGAAATTGGTGAAAGATTCCTGGACATGGCTCACATCGCCGCACGACACAAAAAAGGCCGGATGTCCCCCGACAACATTCGAGCGCTGTGCCCCAATTGCCATCGGATCGTCGACCGGATTCCCGACGAAGCCCGCAAGCTATTGCTGAGCGCAAACGAAACGAGCGATCAAGTCGAAAGTCATTGCCCTGCGTAA
- a CDS encoding helix-turn-helix domain-containing protein: MEMKVNGDAIRRLRTLKAMSQRDLAVHSALSSATISRLESGNNRIQPDTLHAIAKVLQVNVEELLLGVGQTSPNSPSPEAQLAAPSLSVTITPYFHKRELEPEDDLVFVLMPFTEPWSDYIWKEEIKPIVTGIDDHPLRCLRADDLFGHDVMIDIYESIAAARIVIADITGRNANVFYELGIAHTLGKDVILLAQGTVHIPFDLLRFRHCIYSNDGPGYKILRKYLQNSIRGILQK, translated from the coding sequence ATGGAAATGAAAGTAAACGGTGACGCGATCCGGAGGCTTCGTACGCTCAAAGCTATGAGTCAACGTGATCTTGCTGTGCATTCGGCTTTGTCGAGCGCCACGATTTCACGGCTTGAATCGGGTAATAACCGAATTCAACCTGATACTCTCCACGCGATCGCGAAAGTTCTGCAAGTTAACGTCGAAGAATTGCTGCTTGGCGTTGGCCAGACTTCCCCTAACTCACCATCGCCAGAGGCTCAACTCGCCGCTCCATCATTATCAGTTACCATCACGCCCTATTTCCACAAACGTGAACTCGAACCCGAAGACGATCTGGTTTTTGTCCTGATGCCCTTCACTGAGCCTTGGTCTGACTACATCTGGAAGGAAGAAATCAAGCCGATTGTCACCGGGATCGATGATCATCCGTTACGATGCTTACGGGCTGATGATTTGTTTGGTCACGATGTAATGATTGATATTTATGAGTCGATTGCTGCTGCCCGAATTGTGATAGCTGACATCACCGGTCGCAACGCAAACGTATTCTACGAACTTGGCATCGCCCACACCCTCGGCAAGGATGTAATTCTGCTAGCCCAAGGGACGGTCCATATCCCATTCGACCTTTTGCGTTTTCGGCATTGCATTTACTCTAATGATGGACCGGGATACAAAATACTTCGCAAATACTTGCAAAACTCAATCCGAGGTATTCTTCAAAAATGA
- a CDS encoding recombinase family protein, producing the protein MSRCRDDEFVPRRGNELRVVSVSRISTPRQDRKSNDDQEAFNQGFIRDRTTFPCFVHSIKTQAGGECLDRAELFELIELIESGEWDVVICEDLGRICRRNYAIQICEMCEDSGTRLIAINDNVDTAKDDWMQNSYFATMRHESYNKDTSKRIRRTQRHRFVQGGNLPKQIWGYIRPLGAKTDDEIQKDPEAEPVIRKIFQRLEDGGSYAAVADWLNSQNIPTGPACRTRQWNGTLLGKFVKNDLLVGMRYHNREKSKRINKSGKRACIPAPPEELLERHCPHLAFLDVAYRDHVLSLVKDRNKNKGRPTDGEQPNPRLGMPTKRTLFPSQHAICGICGRKMLMTCQSAGRQQITCSGGMDHKCWHSLYVDVDLTQREISRAVLAEIRSLDGFVSKFLQQLETAIRKDSSNDQAERTRLERLVNELTRKIKNLTKFIADHGDSAEIRDQLSEYVAERKTAQYELSKFDRPRPASIVIPKMEEIATLVEETFAELGKDDEAHRLLCRVLPSIIIRPVELCDSMNVEPQAIVELDLSPLAEHLAGHSLPSFASPKRLVVNLFEPRPYVQHAPQLGAIEQRGSVVSTGYALGLSLGEIGMARKLFRIMRERGLQSPWVPINDPPSRGWKGKRHLHPRYQFEPLPGFERPVTD; encoded by the coding sequence ATGTCACGATGCCGTGATGATGAATTTGTGCCGAGACGTGGAAATGAGTTGCGTGTCGTTTCCGTTTCTCGGATTTCGACCCCAAGGCAAGACCGAAAAAGTAATGACGATCAGGAAGCCTTTAATCAAGGATTTATTCGTGATCGCACGACATTTCCCTGTTTCGTCCATTCAATCAAGACGCAGGCAGGTGGAGAATGTCTCGATCGAGCTGAGTTGTTTGAGCTGATCGAGTTGATCGAGAGCGGCGAGTGGGATGTTGTCATTTGCGAAGACTTGGGACGCATCTGTCGTCGCAATTACGCGATTCAGATTTGCGAAATGTGTGAAGACAGTGGCACGCGATTAATTGCGATAAATGATAACGTCGACACGGCAAAAGACGACTGGATGCAGAATTCTTACTTTGCGACGATGCGGCACGAGAGCTACAACAAGGACACTTCAAAAAGAATTCGGCGTACACAACGGCACCGCTTCGTCCAAGGGGGCAATCTGCCCAAACAGATCTGGGGGTACATTCGACCTCTCGGCGCCAAAACCGACGATGAAATTCAGAAGGATCCAGAGGCCGAACCAGTCATCCGCAAAATCTTTCAGCGGCTTGAAGATGGTGGGTCGTATGCCGCAGTCGCTGATTGGTTGAACTCGCAAAACATTCCGACCGGCCCTGCTTGTCGGACTCGGCAATGGAACGGAACGCTGCTTGGCAAGTTCGTCAAGAATGACTTGCTGGTTGGGATGCGATATCACAATCGCGAAAAGAGTAAACGGATCAATAAGTCGGGCAAGCGAGCATGTATTCCAGCCCCTCCAGAAGAGTTGCTGGAACGTCACTGCCCGCATTTGGCATTCTTGGATGTCGCGTACCGTGATCACGTTCTCAGCCTTGTGAAGGACCGGAACAAAAACAAGGGACGGCCAACAGATGGCGAGCAGCCGAATCCCCGACTTGGTATGCCGACGAAGCGGACTCTCTTTCCGTCGCAACACGCGATTTGTGGTATCTGCGGTCGCAAGATGCTCATGACATGCCAGTCTGCAGGCCGGCAACAGATCACATGCAGTGGCGGAATGGATCACAAGTGTTGGCACAGCCTCTACGTCGATGTCGACTTGACGCAACGGGAAATTAGCCGCGCTGTCCTAGCTGAAATTCGAAGCCTGGATGGATTTGTGTCCAAATTTCTACAACAACTCGAGACAGCCATCCGCAAGGACTCATCCAACGACCAGGCGGAACGGACCCGGCTCGAACGTTTGGTGAACGAACTGACGCGGAAGATCAAAAATCTGACGAAGTTCATCGCCGACCACGGTGACTCCGCCGAAATCCGCGACCAACTGTCAGAGTATGTCGCAGAGCGCAAAACGGCCCAGTACGAACTTTCCAAGTTCGATCGTCCGCGACCGGCTTCGATTGTGATTCCGAAGATGGAAGAAATTGCCACCTTGGTGGAAGAAACGTTTGCCGAGTTGGGCAAAGACGATGAGGCCCATCGACTCCTCTGTCGTGTTCTGCCAAGTATCATCATTCGTCCGGTCGAATTGTGTGATTCGATGAATGTTGAACCGCAAGCGATCGTGGAACTGGATCTGAGTCCGCTCGCCGAACACTTGGCCGGCCATTCACTCCCGTCTTTCGCATCCCCGAAACGCTTGGTGGTAAATTTGTTCGAACCAAGGCCGTACGTGCAGCATGCTCCCCAGTTAGGGGCCATCGAACAACGCGGTTCGGTCGTATCGACGGGCTATGCGCTTGGCCTGTCACTGGGGGAGATCGGAATGGCGCGAAAGCTGTTTCGAATCATGCGGGAACGAGGGCTTCAATCCCCTTGGGTACCGATAAATGATCCGCCAAGCCGTGGTTGGAAGGGGAAGCGACATCTGCACCCTCGATACCAGTTCGAACCGTTGCCCGGATTCGAGCGGCCTGTAACTGACTGA
- a CDS encoding tyrosine-type recombinase/integrase → MADNSKAPAKGKPNLPAKPYADFPLFAHQTGRWAKKVRQKLRFYGRWGRTVSGEVIPVEDGEKAASDALAEFQRCWPYHSQGREAPDTDDGAFLTLRALANRFLGAKESRVESGELSRTSFEDYYRTCEMLISHFGRQRRVDALTPEDFEGLRKAMATGCNLTTLRNKVNHARIVFKFAFDSRLIDRPVNFGQSFDRPSRMRLRATRELAGKKLFSREEVLLILAALDGHPIVIEGKSKPVTWPRSSVMRAMVLLGLNGGFGNTDCASLPQTAVDLKTGWLEFPRPKTAIKRRIPLWPETVAAIREAISVRPAAIDPDDSGLCFLTERGTRFVRVQASKQSEHRIVVINSLARRFEQLLDAIKVGQRKGIGFYTFRHVFETIGGDSKDQVAVDSIMGHTDNTMAATYREEVADERLLAVTNHVRSWLWPGQREAK, encoded by the coding sequence GTGGCGGATAATAGCAAAGCGCCCGCGAAGGGCAAACCCAACTTGCCAGCAAAACCGTACGCGGATTTTCCGCTATTTGCCCACCAGACAGGGCGATGGGCCAAGAAGGTTCGCCAGAAGTTGCGGTTCTATGGCCGCTGGGGACGAACGGTATCCGGCGAGGTCATTCCCGTTGAGGACGGAGAGAAAGCAGCATCTGACGCTTTAGCGGAATTCCAGCGTTGCTGGCCGTATCACTCTCAAGGGCGTGAAGCCCCTGACACAGATGACGGCGCGTTTCTGACGCTCCGAGCCTTGGCGAACAGGTTCCTTGGAGCCAAAGAGAGCCGTGTTGAGAGCGGTGAATTGTCTCGGACAAGCTTCGAAGACTATTACCGAACTTGTGAAATGCTGATTTCGCACTTCGGTCGACAGAGGCGTGTCGACGCGTTGACACCCGAGGACTTTGAAGGCTTGCGGAAGGCAATGGCGACCGGGTGCAACTTGACGACACTCAGGAACAAGGTGAATCACGCCAGGATCGTTTTTAAGTTCGCTTTCGACTCGCGGCTCATTGACCGGCCTGTCAACTTTGGGCAATCGTTTGACCGACCGTCACGAATGCGGCTCCGAGCCACGCGAGAGCTTGCTGGTAAGAAGCTGTTCTCCCGCGAAGAGGTGCTATTGATCCTCGCCGCATTGGACGGTCACCCAATTGTCATCGAGGGTAAGTCGAAGCCCGTCACATGGCCTCGATCTTCAGTTATGCGGGCGATGGTTCTCTTGGGCTTGAATGGCGGATTCGGGAACACGGATTGCGCGAGCTTGCCACAAACTGCGGTGGACCTGAAAACGGGATGGCTCGAATTCCCGCGTCCCAAGACCGCGATCAAGCGACGAATTCCGCTTTGGCCGGAAACGGTAGCAGCAATTCGCGAAGCGATCTCAGTGAGACCTGCGGCCATTGACCCCGATGATTCAGGTCTTTGTTTCCTGACTGAACGCGGAACTCGATTCGTGCGAGTCCAAGCAAGCAAGCAGTCCGAGCATCGCATCGTCGTGATCAATTCACTCGCACGGCGTTTTGAACAGCTCTTAGACGCGATCAAAGTTGGCCAGCGGAAAGGGATCGGCTTCTACACGTTTCGGCACGTCTTCGAAACAATTGGCGGAGATTCGAAGGATCAGGTTGCAGTCGATTCGATCATGGGGCACACAGACAACACGATGGCTGCGACTTATCGCGAGGAAGTGGCAGACGAACGGCTTCTGGCGGTTACCAACCATGTGAGAAGTTGGTTATGGCCAGGACAAAGAGAGGCCAAGTGA
- a CDS encoding tyrosine-type recombinase/integrase, with amino-acid sequence MVTRKPNAAKRGRCTRFRVGRVSVYFHHSCWWLYYRQVDQPVRKRIGTDRTTAERVASEINAQLTVSAQTMFDFRPVVVTELHSMFLAYHEDVLRSSLGTIGRYRSSIQHLVNYANSLPRQPKAHEVSAAGFVEYLRACCVSPNGHPNTAKRQFRDKGVQNILENCRSMYGFAQRQRHLPPYATNPFAELRIERMRVEDAKPIFVFDADTELRFFGAAKPWEFPIHFTQAKTGLRSGELCHVLIEEIDLRAGWLHVRNKPELGWSVKTRNERSVPLHPILLAVLRQVIGNRVAGVVFRRPMFAGFPAACEIDRSGLRDALAELTSEVSKNSGVPLTRKAKQQLSRQLWRDAGAFDSDQIRRSFIRIATRCGLPYATCPKSWRHSFATLLQDANVDPLLRQITLGHQPSGTSGALGMTSVYTHSRPETHAREIARAISQYPRSLELAQHWLSSVDEFDTQSSSKGETDSKRFPSNESGD; translated from the coding sequence ATGGTCACTCGAAAACCAAATGCTGCGAAGCGGGGGCGGTGCACACGATTCCGCGTCGGACGTGTCTCTGTCTATTTTCATCATAGTTGCTGGTGGCTGTACTACCGTCAGGTCGATCAACCGGTTCGTAAAAGGATCGGGACTGATCGCACGACCGCTGAGCGGGTCGCCTCAGAGATCAACGCGCAGCTGACCGTCTCGGCACAGACAATGTTCGACTTCCGTCCGGTCGTTGTCACTGAATTGCATTCGATGTTTCTGGCATACCACGAGGACGTCCTGCGCTCATCGCTGGGGACAATCGGTCGGTACCGATCATCGATACAACATCTGGTGAATTACGCGAACAGCTTGCCACGTCAACCGAAAGCCCATGAGGTTTCGGCGGCGGGCTTCGTTGAGTATTTGCGAGCTTGCTGCGTGTCACCAAACGGACACCCGAACACGGCCAAACGCCAGTTTCGCGACAAGGGCGTTCAAAATATTCTTGAAAACTGTCGCTCGATGTACGGGTTCGCACAACGGCAACGACACCTGCCGCCCTACGCGACCAATCCGTTTGCGGAGCTTCGGATCGAACGCATGCGGGTCGAAGACGCCAAGCCAATCTTTGTCTTCGATGCTGATACGGAATTGCGTTTCTTCGGGGCGGCAAAACCTTGGGAATTTCCGATTCATTTCACACAGGCCAAGACGGGTCTTCGCTCTGGAGAACTGTGTCACGTTCTGATCGAAGAAATTGACCTTCGTGCCGGATGGCTGCATGTTCGGAACAAACCGGAACTTGGTTGGTCGGTCAAGACACGGAACGAACGAAGTGTTCCCTTGCACCCGATCCTCCTGGCAGTGCTTCGCCAAGTGATCGGCAATCGCGTGGCTGGTGTGGTATTTCGTCGCCCGATGTTCGCCGGGTTCCCGGCTGCTTGCGAAATCGATCGGTCTGGACTCCGCGACGCTCTTGCCGAATTGACTTCGGAGGTTTCAAAGAATTCGGGTGTTCCATTGACCAGAAAAGCGAAACAGCAGCTCTCACGGCAGTTGTGGCGAGACGCTGGTGCATTTGATTCTGATCAAATTCGAAGGTCTTTCATCCGCATTGCGACCCGGTGCGGACTTCCATATGCGACTTGCCCTAAGAGTTGGCGCCATTCGTTCGCGACGCTTTTGCAGGATGCCAACGTCGACCCGCTACTACGTCAGATCACATTGGGCCACCAACCCTCGGGTACCAGTGGCGCACTTGGGATGACAAGCGTCTACACGCACTCAAGACCAGAAACCCATGCTCGCGAGATTGCGCGGGCAATTTCTCAATACCCTCGTTCGCTCGAACTTGCTCAGCATTGGCTGAGTTCAGTTGACGAATTCGACACTCAATCATCGTCCAAGGGGGAAACGGATTCAAAACGATTTCCCTCCAATGAATCAGGTGATTAA
- a CDS encoding AAA family ATPase, whose amino-acid sequence MFNGDGLIGIDLDDCREPVSGDLAGWAQDIVECFKTYAEVSPSGTGVKLFVRGVLPEGFRKKHRRPEGGEVEAYDSGRFFTVTGQRLYGTPDDVKDRPNAVNSLARMLEGWKPEQPAPEPTPRKESSPVTGDHEAGLRRAKGYLANVPGAVSGSGGHNHTFVTTMKLAGFGLSADAMFDLLAEWNLRCEPPWSDTELRHKIDSALKSNPAPMPDRPREPVGDRYPDVDLSRIMGGGSQPLSSVVDKPQSASPIVIRKAGDLIRDFPALRSPILEGLIRRGETMNIIAAPKMGKSWLSMGLALSVVAGHKWLGRFWPTRGNVLIVDNELHPETSSHRLPVIASAMEIPSADYSDRLFIANLRGGLLDMNQLATQLIGLEAGTFSLIILDAWYRFQPTGSDENSNGDVSRLYNLLDSVASKLGCAFVCIHHSSKGNQSGKSVTDMGAGAGAQARAPDCHLAMRQHEQDGAVVVEAAVRSWAPIEPFCLRWKFPVWEPADDLDPKALRVENPRRERKQVDLSGLLHPKAMSTDQANQLKVLEILESLPCGETKSLISESAGLNNRVTNTILAAMLRDEQITKCMVQKVRKTPYDGFQITSAGIGVLERLRQLRQNA is encoded by the coding sequence GTGTTTAATGGTGACGGTCTGATCGGTATCGATTTGGATGATTGCCGCGAGCCAGTGTCTGGCGATCTTGCTGGCTGGGCTCAAGACATCGTCGAGTGCTTTAAAACCTACGCAGAAGTGAGTCCATCCGGTACGGGTGTCAAACTGTTCGTTCGTGGCGTGCTGCCTGAGGGGTTTCGCAAGAAGCATCGTCGACCGGAAGGCGGTGAGGTCGAGGCTTATGATTCGGGCAGGTTTTTCACGGTCACTGGCCAGCGTCTGTATGGAACTCCAGACGACGTGAAGGATCGACCGAACGCGGTTAACTCACTGGCGCGGATGCTGGAGGGTTGGAAGCCTGAGCAACCGGCACCGGAACCGACACCTCGAAAGGAATCGAGCCCTGTAACCGGTGATCATGAGGCTGGCTTGCGGCGGGCGAAGGGTTATCTCGCGAACGTGCCGGGCGCTGTGTCTGGCTCCGGTGGACACAATCACACGTTCGTCACGACGATGAAGCTTGCCGGGTTCGGCCTATCGGCTGATGCGATGTTCGACCTGTTGGCCGAATGGAATCTGCGATGTGAACCACCTTGGTCGGACACCGAGCTACGGCACAAGATCGATTCGGCGTTGAAGTCGAATCCGGCACCTATGCCAGATCGACCGCGTGAGCCAGTGGGGGATCGGTATCCTGACGTTGATCTGTCGCGGATCATGGGTGGGGGATCGCAGCCATTGTCGAGCGTTGTCGACAAGCCGCAATCAGCCAGTCCAATCGTAATCCGCAAAGCGGGGGATCTCATCCGAGACTTTCCCGCCTTGCGGTCACCGATTCTGGAAGGGCTGATCCGTCGCGGTGAGACGATGAACATCATCGCCGCGCCAAAGATGGGGAAGTCCTGGCTTTCAATGGGGCTTGCGCTGTCGGTTGTCGCGGGGCACAAGTGGCTCGGTCGATTTTGGCCAACACGCGGTAATGTATTGATCGTGGACAATGAATTGCACCCCGAGACGTCATCGCATCGACTTCCGGTGATTGCGTCTGCGATGGAGATCCCATCGGCGGACTACAGTGACCGGCTTTTTATCGCGAACCTTCGCGGTGGGCTGCTGGATATGAATCAGTTGGCAACGCAACTGATTGGGTTGGAGGCTGGAACCTTTTCGCTGATCATTTTGGATGCGTGGTATCGCTTCCAGCCGACTGGATCGGACGAAAATTCGAACGGCGACGTGTCTCGACTTTACAATCTGCTGGACTCCGTTGCATCGAAGCTTGGATGCGCCTTTGTATGCATTCATCACAGCTCGAAGGGGAACCAATCGGGTAAGTCGGTGACTGACATGGGGGCAGGTGCAGGGGCGCAAGCCAGGGCTCCAGACTGCCATCTGGCAATGCGTCAACATGAACAGGACGGGGCGGTCGTTGTCGAAGCGGCTGTCAGATCGTGGGCTCCGATAGAACCATTTTGCCTGCGTTGGAAATTTCCCGTATGGGAGCCTGCCGACGATCTTGATCCGAAAGCCCTGCGGGTTGAGAACCCAAGGCGAGAGCGAAAGCAGGTTGATCTGAGTGGATTGCTTCATCCTAAAGCGATGTCGACGGACCAAGCAAACCAACTGAAGGTTTTGGAAATCCTAGAATCTCTGCCATGCGGCGAAACGAAAAGCTTGATCTCTGAATCCGCTGGCTTGAACAATAGAGTTACCAATACGATCTTGGCCGCGATGCTTCGCGATGAACAAATCACCAAGTGCATGGTCCAGAAAGTTCGGAAAACGCCCTACGATGGATTCCAGATTACGAGCGCCGGAATCGGTGTGCTTGAACGACTCCGACAACTCCGACAAAACGCATAG